One window of the Eucalyptus grandis isolate ANBG69807.140 chromosome 6, ASM1654582v1, whole genome shotgun sequence genome contains the following:
- the LOC120294402 gene encoding probable amino acid permease 7 produces MVAKDSSTLPEGLFDDDEQPKRTGTVSSCIAHILTAVIGSGVLSLAWSIAQLGWIAGPVYLLCLAAVTYVSASLLSDCYRSPDPVTGTRNYSYGDAVRVNLGRTQMWCCRLLQYLSMYGTGIAYVITTATSMRSIHKSACHHKDGQEGSCEYGQEVYMVIFGVTQIMMSQIRDFHNIVWLSVLAAMMSFCYSFIGFGLGVAKVAENGKILGSIGGVPAANPAKKTWLAFQAMGDIAFAYPYSLVLLEIQDTLKSPPAENKTMKKASVIAIIITTFFYLCCGCFGYAAFGDVTPGSLLMGFESFHPHTLIDFANACVILHLLGGFQLYSQPVFATLEKWFRTKFLASDFVNRFYRISIPLLPDLQVNLFRLCFRSAYVISTVGIALIFPYFNSVLGVLGALNFWPLAIYFPVEMYSRQKNIEPWTRKWIVLRIFSSTCFLVTVVGLLGSVQNLVSAKLGHK; encoded by the exons ATGGTTGCCAAAGATAGTTCCACACTTCCTGAGGGCCTGTTTGATGATGACGAGCAACCGAAGAGGACAG GTACCGTAAGTAGCTGCATCGCTCATATCCTCACCGCAGTCATTGGATCGGGAGTTCTGTCCTTAGCGTGGAGTATCGCGCAACTGGGATGGATAGCGGGCCCGGTTTATTTGCTTTGTTTAGCAGCCGTCACCTATGTTTCCGCTTCTCTGCTGTCCGACTGTTACAGGTCTCCAGACCCTGTAACAGGCACACGAAATTACTCTTACGGGGACGCTGTCAGAGTGAATCTAG GTAGAACGCAGATGTGGTGTTGTCGTTTGCTTCAGTATCTGAGCATGTATGGTACGGGTATTGCTTATGTGATAACTACGGCTACCAGTATGAG ATCCATTCATAAATCAGCCTGTCACCACAAAGACGGGCAAGAGGGATCATGCGAGTACGGCCAGGAGGTTTATATGGTGATATTTGGAGTTACTCAAATCATGATGTCGCAGATCCGTGACTTTCATAACATAGTCTGGCTCTCGGTTCTTGCTGCGATGATGTCCTTCTGCTACTCTTTCATAGGATTTGGACTAGGTGTCGCGAAAGTAGCAG AAAATGGGAAAATCCTAGGAAGCATCGGCGGAGTCCCAGCTGCCAATCCTGCCAAGAAGACGTGGCTTGCATTCCAAGCAATGGGCGACATTGCTTTCGCGTACCCGTACTCGCTCGTTCTTCTGGAGATACAG GACACTCTGAAGTCTCCCCCAGCAGAGAACAAGACGATGAAGAAGGCCTCCGTGATAGCCATCATAATCACCACCTTCTTCTACCTATGCTGTGGTTGTTTCGGATACGCGGCCTTCGGTGACGTCACGCCAGGCAGCCTCTTGATGGGTTTCGAGTCCTTCCACCCGCACACCCTCATTGATTTCGCCAACGCTTGTGTTATCCTCCATCTCTTGGGAGGCTTCCAG CTATACAGCCAGCCGGTCTTTGCGACCCTGGAGAAATGGTTCAGGACGAAGTTCCTGGCCAGTGACTTCGTGAACAGGTTCTACAGAATAAGCATCCCACTGTTGCCGGATCTTCAGGTTAATCTCTTCAGGCTGTGCTTCCGTTCAGCATACGTGATATCCACGGTCGGGATCGCGCTCATCTTCCCTTACTTCAACTCGGTCCTGGGAGTGCTGGGGGCGTTGAACTTCTGGCCCCTGGCGATATACTTTCCGGTGGAAATGTACTCCCGGCAGAAGAACATCGAGCCTTGGACGCGGAAATGGATCGTCCTCAGGATATTCAGCTCCACCTGTTTTCTGGTGACCGTCGTGGGATTATTAGGGTCCGTTCAAAATCTAGTTAGTGCAAAGTTAGGGCATAAATAG